The Vibrio toranzoniae sequence GAGATAAACCAACATACACAACGCTCACTCGTCAGTACCTAAAACGGAGTAAAAGCAAATTTATCCATCTAAACCTGCCTTACATCAATTCTGTCATTCATAATTCTTCATAAAATGCTCACCTCAACTTAATTCTACTGGTAGTGAGCAAATGGAACTCTTATGCCCAGCGGGTAACTTACCTGCTCTGAAAACCGCCATTGATTGCGGTGCGGATGCTGTCTATATCGGATTCAAAGACGATACCAATGCCCGACACTTTGCAGGCCTAAACTTTGCGGGTAAAAAGCTCGATCGAGCGGTGCAGTATGTGCATGACCGCAACAAGAAAGTTCATGTTGCCTTAAATACGTTTGCTCACCCATATGGCTTCGAACGCTGGACTAATGCGGTAGACAACGCCGCCGCACTGGGTGTCGATGCGCTAATCATCGCAGATATCGCGGTACTCGAATATGCGGCAAACAAATATCCAGATCTTGAGCTGCATTTATCAGTACAAGCCTCAGCAACCAATGCGACGGCAATCGATTTCTACCACAAAAACTTCAATGTTAAACGTGTAGTATTGCCTCGGGTATTATCGATTCATCAGGTCAAACAGCTTTCTCGTAATGTCACTTCTGACGTTGACCTTGAAGTCTTCGCTTTTGGTAGCTTGTGCATCATGGCAGAAGGTCGTTGTTACCTCTCTTCCTACATGACCGGTGAATCACCCAATACGGTTGGCGCGTGTTCTCCTGCGAAATACGTTCGCTGGCAAGAAACAGAAACTGGCCTAGAGTCACGCTTGAATGAGATTCTTATCGACAAGTACGTAGCGGGCGAAAATGCGGGCTACCCAACGCTGTGTAAAGGTCGCTTTGAAGCGGAGATCGACGGTGAGCGTAAGCGTTACCACGCACTTGAAGAGCCGACTAGCCTTAACACACTCTCAATGTTGCCTGAGTTGTTCGCCGCGAATGTTGCTTCGGTGAAAATTGAAGGCCGCCAGCGGAGCCCGGCTTATGTTGAACAAGTAACTCGTACTTGGCGCGCGGCTATCGATCGCTACTTAGCAAATCCTGAACAATACCAAGTAGAACAAGCTTGGAATGCGACGTTGGCGAATGTATCGGAAGGTACACAAACCACGCTTGGCGCTTATCACCGTAAATGGCAATAGAGCCAAATGGAGAACTCAATGAAATACGCATTAGGCCCTCTACTTTATTTCTGGCCAAAACAAGACGTTGAAAGCTTCTATGAGCAAGCAAAATCAAGCTCTGCTGATATCATCTATCTAGGTGAAGCGGTGTGTTCAAAACGTCGTGAGATGAAAGCGAAACATTGGATGGACATTGCTAAAGAGCTGTCTGCTTCAGGTAAGCAAGTGGTGCTGTCGACCATGGCATTGCTCGAAGCGCCAAGCGAAGTCAACATCATGAAGAAGTACATTGATAACGGTGACTTCGCGATTGAAGCCAATGACGTGTCTGCGATTCAACTGGCGAGCGAAAGCAAAGTACCTTTTATTGTCGGCCCTGCGGTAAATACCTATAACGCGCGAACGCTGAACTTGTTCCTAAAGCAAGGGATGACACGTTGGTGTATGCCGGTTGAGCTTTCTCGCGAATGGCTAAGCAACGTAATGACACAGTGTGAAGAACTCAATATTCGTAATAAGTTCGAAGTCGAAGTATTTAGCCACGGTTACTTGCCTCTTGCTTACTCAGCACGTTGCTTTACGGCTCGCGCAGAGAACAAAGCTAAAGACGATTGCGAAACTTGTTGTATCAAGTACCCAACAGGGCTACAAGTCGAAAGCCAAGAAGGCCAGTCGGTATTCAACCTTAATGGTATCCAGACCCAATCGGGCTACTGCTACAACCTAGTGAATGATTTACCCAACATGCGCGATCTGGTTGATGTGGTTCGTTTAAGCCCGCTAGGTATCGATACCTTCTCTGAGATCAACAACTTCAAAGCCAATGAGCATGGCCAAAAACCAATGACCATTGAAAGCCGTCAATGTAATGGTTACTGGCATCAGCTTGCAGGTTTAGACGTAAAAAACATCTAGTCTCGATAATAGAACCTATCAGCAACAGATACAAAAAAGGTCTAACATTCGCTAGACCTTTTTCATTGATCTTAAGAAACAAGACCTATGCCATCGCTGTTTCCATCGGTGAAACATCGAGCTTCTTTACGTCTTTGTAGAGCATCACCATCACTATCACACTTAGCGCAATATTAGACAGTGGGTACGCAATCCAAATCCCCGGAACACCGTACAACTTAGGCATGATGTACAAGAAAGGTAACTGGATAAGCATATTGCCTAGCATAACAAACATCGCTTTACTGCCCTTGTTGACCGCTTGGTAATAAGCGCCCGCAACCACTAAGAAACCATCAAGCGCCAATGCAAACATGTGTAGTCGAATACCCAACACAGTGTACTCTACTAGCTGTGGTTCGTCTGAGTTAAAGACTGACACAAACTCACGTGGGAACGCGTTGAGAAGCAACACAAACGCCACACCAATCAATACTGAACTCAGCATAGCAATCTTAAGTAGCTTACGAATATTCGCTTGGTTACGCGCACCGTGGTTGTAACTCACTAATGGCTGCATACCGTTGGCGATACCTTCAGCCGTGAGGTAATAAACCGTCACGATGTAGCCCAAGATAGCGTAAGCACCAATCATTAACTGGTCGCCATATTGAGAGAACAACGCATTGTGCATCGCCACCATCATCGAACCATAGGCATACATAAAGAAGCTTGATGTACCAATCGCGAAGATCTGTGGGATAACCGAGAGCTTCAGTCGCAACTCATTCCAACGTAAGCGTAAATTTGCTCGACGTGAGAAGAAGTAAGCCAGACCCAAACCCGTTACCACAAATTGTGCAATGGCTGTTGCTAGTGCCGCGCCCATTAATTCCCAACCAAACAGAGCGATAAACAGGTAATCCAGAACGATATTAATCACCGCACCAACAATCATCAATATCGTGGCTAAGTTCGGGCTGTCATCATTACGCAGCAAAAACGGCATCGCGATAGAACCCAAAGTGAAGACACTAGCGCCAATCAGGATGTGTAAATATTGCAGGCCAAGTTCGTACACACGCCCTTCTGCCCCCTGCCAAAGCAAAAAGTTATCAGCAAACAGATACAGTAACGCTGAAACAATCGGCGTTATCGCCAGTAGCAAGGTTAGACCGGTCGCCAGGATCTGTTTAGCACCTTGAGTGTCTTTTTCGCCTTGGCGAATCGAGACAAGCGCACCAGTACCTACGCCCACCAGCATACCAATGCCGAGAATCGAACCAATCACAGGCCACGCGACGTTAATACCCGCGAGTCCGTCAGCGCCAACATAACGGCCAATGAAAATGCCATCCACCACTTGGTACAGGCCATTAACCAACATCGCCGCCACGGTAGGGATCGTGTATCGCCAAAATTGACGACTAATTGAGTTACTCATTTCTTACTCTACTTTCATTTGTGAGTCGCATATCAAAAAGATAGGACTCGGAAAATTAGTTAACAAGACTAACTAAATATCTAAATTATTTATTTCAAAGCTTTGTCTAATAGTAGGTTCAGTTGCTTAGATTCTTGCTCAGACAAACGGCTTTCCAGTATTTGAGCCATCACCTGATAGATTTTACTTTCTTCTTCTAAGCTCAGTTCCGCTTTATTGGTCAGTACCACTAACTTGGATCTTGCATCTTCTAGAGACGCTTTGCGCATAACGAGGCCTTTTCTCTCAAGCCGTTGAACCATGGTGGTCGCTGAAGGCTTAGTCACCTGCATTTCAGTCGCAAGGTCGGTCAATCGGATTGGTTCTGGAGAAGTCTGAATAACCTTCAAGTAGTCATATTCGTTATAGCTCAATTGACAGATAGGATCTTCATTCGCCTGAGTTCGCCATATCTTAGAGGCGAAGCGCTCAATCTTTTCTAAATTCTGGTTTAGCATACTTACCCAATCAAAGAACAGCATTTAGTTAGCAAGACTAACTATTTTAATATTGTTTAAATAAAAAGCAATCAAAACGAGACAAAGATCATAAAAAAAGCCGCTGACAGGCAGCGGCTTCTTAATATTCATAATGAATCGTTTATCGAGCGTTAGCTTCTTCTTCCGCTTCTGCCAACTTAGCTTGAGCTAAGTGTTCGGCTTTAAGCGTAGTAAAGATACGGCTTAACTCTAAGAAAGAGTAACGGTGTTCTACGTATTCATACACGTTAAAAGAAACCGCTAACTTGTACAAAGAGATAGCATTCGCGTAGTCACCATTCATGTGGTAACGCTTCGCAAGGTAGAAGTACGTTTCTGTTAGTCGCTGCGCAAGTAACGTGTTGTCACGAGTGCCGGTTAAGATCGCCTTGAAAGCCTGTTCTTCAGTAATGTCATCAAGCATAATCGCGACTAATACCCAGCCCCACTGCTCATCACGGCTCTCGTAACGTTTTTGCAAATCAAGCTTAGCTTGCTCTGGCGTTAGCTCATGCTGAATGATGTACAACCAAAGAGCGCGAAACGGATCGCTAGGATCATCGTCATAGTGCTTCATCATCTCTTCATTGGCTAAGTCGTAACGCTCGCCATAGTAGAGTGCAATAGACCGATTCCTTTCTGCATATGAGTTTGCAGGATCAAGCTCTAACGTCGAATCAAAAGATTCATAAGCGGCATCAAACTCCCCTACCTGCGTAAAGTAAACACCCAAAAGATTGAAGATATCAGGTTGAGCTGGCTTCAATGAAAGAGACTGATTGAAGTCCAGACGCGCTAAGTCACGCAGGCCAACACTGTCGTAGTAATTACCACGTTCAAACAGCATCTTAGCTCGAACTTCATCGTTTAAATCTGGGCGCTGTAATAACTGACTAAGGCGTGCAATTTGAACTTCTTGCTGAACGCTTGGTTGCAGTGGCACAGCCATCGGTGGATAAACCCAACGTGAGTTGTTATCTGATGTTGTCGCACAACCTGTTAGTACAAGCAGTAAACACATACTCGCGGTTTGAAACCATTTCACAAATAATTACTCCTGTTATGACCGCAATAAAAAAGGGGAGCGATATGCTCCCCTTTATAACATGCTTTTTTACCAATGGGTTAGAAATCACTAAAAAGCGATATCACCATCGACACACTGAGAATTACTCAGCAGCAGGTGCTTCGCCTTCAGCTGGCGTTTCAACTGCTTCTTTCATGCTTAGACGTACACGGCCTTGACGGTCAATTTCAAGAACCTTAACAGGCACTTCTTGACCTTCAGTTAGGTAGTCAGACACTTTCTCAACACGCTTGTCAGCGATTTGAGAGATGTGTACTAGACCATCTTTACCTGGAAGGATAGTAACGAATGCACCGAAGTCAGCTAGACGAGCAACTTTACCTTGGTAAATACGGCCAACTTCAACTTCAGCAGTGATCTCTTCGATACGACGGATAGCTTCTTTAGCAGCTGCGCCTTCAGTAGCAGCAATCTTGATTGTGCCATCGTCTTCGATTTCGATTGTAGTACCCGTTTCTTCACAAAGAGCACGGATAACTGCGCCGCCTTTACCGATAACATCTTTGATCTTATCAGAGCTGATTTTCATTGTGTGGATACGTGGAGCGAATTCAGAGATATCTTCACGAGCACCAGAGATAGCTTCATCCATTACAGAAAGGATGTGCTTACGTGCACCTTGCGCTTGGTTAAGTGCAATTTGCATGATCTCTTTAGTGATACCTTCGATCTTGATGTCCATTTGAAGTGCAGTGATACCAGCGTTAGTACCTGCTACTTTAAAGTCCATGTCACCTAGGTGATCTTCGTCGCCAAGGATATCAGAAAGAACAACGAAATCGTCGCCTTCTTTAACAAGGCCCATCGCGATACCCGCAACAGAAGCTTTGATTGGAACACCAGCATCCATAAGTGCTAGAGATGTACCACATACAGAAGCCATTGAAGAAGAACCGTTAGATTCTGTGATTTCCGATACAACACGAACTGTGTATGGGAATTCGTCAACAGAAGGCATTACCGCTGCAATGCCACGTTTAGCAAGCTTACCGTGACCAATTTCACGACGCTTAGGAGAACCAACGAAGCCAGTTTCACCTACACAGTATGGAGGGAAGTTGTAGTGCAGAAGGAAGTTGTCTTTCTTCTCACCCATTAGACTGTCGATGATTTGTGCATCACGTTGTGTACCAAGCGTTGCAGTAACAAGTGCTTGAGTTTCACCACGAGTGAATAGAGAAGAACCGTGTGTACGTGGAAGAACACCAGTACGTACGTCTAGCGCACGAACCATATCTTTTTCACGGCCGTCAATACGTGGGTTGCCAGCGATGATGCGGCTACGTACTACGTTTTTCTCTAGAGAACCAAGCATGCCACGGATTTCGCGCTCATCTAGGTTTTCGTCTTGTGCAATTAGAGCTTCAACAACGTCGTTCTTGATTGCGCCAACTTGCTCGTAACGAGCCATTTTCTCAGTGATCTGGTACGCGTCAGATAGACGAGTTTCAGCTTGCTCAGCAACTTTAGCTTTAAGCTCAGTGTTAACTGCTGGTGCTTCCCAGTTCCAAGATGGAGTTGCAACTTCAGCTGCAAATTCGTTGATCGCTTTGATTACAACTTGTTGTTGGTCGTGACCGTAAACAACAGCTGAAAGCATTTCTTCTTCAGATAGGTTATCTGCTTCAGATTCAACCATAAGTACTGCGCCTTCTGTACCAGACACAACTAGGTCTAGTTTAGAGTTTTCAAGCTCAGTATTTGATGGGTTAAGAACAAGTTCGCCATCGATGTGACCAACACGTGCAGCACCGATAGGACCATTGAATGGAGCACCAGAGATAGCAAGCGCAGCAGACGTTGCGATCATAGTGATCATGTCTGGGTTTACGTCAGGGTTGATAGAAACAACCGTAGCGATAACTTGAACTTCGTTTTTGAACGCACTTGGGAAAAGTGGACGAATTGGACGGTCAATCAGACGAGCTGTTAGCGTTTCGCTTTCAGAAGGGCGACCTTCACGCTTGAAGAAACCACCAGGGATTTTACCCGCAGCGTATGTACGCTCTTGGTAGTTAACGGTTAGAGGGAAGAAATCTTGACCCGCAACAGCTTCTTTCTTAGCAACAACAGAAACGAATACTGATGTATCATCCATCGTTGCCATTACAGCAGCAGTAGCTTGACGTGCCATTACGCCCGTCTCTAGAGTAACGGTGTGGTTACCGTACTGGAACGATTTTACAACTGGTTTTTCAAACATTGTATATCCTTAGCTCTAAAGTCATAACTTTAGATTAAGTGAATAATGACTCAAGATATTACCAATCGCGACTAGTGAAAAGGGACTCAGGACAATACTCTTTGTATGAGTTCATACGTCGAATTAGACCAAATCCGCCTTTGAATAGTCGCGACCTATTGGCCGACATCTGTGACTGTAATCTCTTGAGAGGGTTGATTGCCAAACGTTGAAAACGCTTTAGGCGGGCGTAGTATAAACTATTTTTATTAGGAGATATATTTCCTATCAGAAAAAGCCAGATGATATTCTGAGCATCTGGCAAACATTTTCTTACAGGCACAAAAAAAGGAGCATAAATGCTCCTTTTCTTCAAACTGTCTTTGCAGACATCGCTATTAGCGACGTAGGCCTAGACGCTTGATTAGGTCTTGGTAACGAGCAAGGTTTTTACCTTTCAAGTAATCAAGAAGCTTACGACGGCTAGAAACCATACGTAGTAGACCACGACGGCTGTGGTGATCGTGTTTGTGCGCTTTGAAGTGACCTTGTAGGTGGTTGATAGAAGCAGTAAGTAGTGCTACTTGTACTTCTGGTGAACCTGTGTCGCCTTCAGATTGTGCGTATTCTGCAACGATTGCTGCTTTAGTTTCTGCATTCAGAGACATCATTCTCTCCTGATAAGAGTAAGTTTATATTTGTAGCAGCCAATCTCTGATTCAGCCGCTACGCGAGCCGAAGATTATAGGGAAGTTTGTCAGTTGGTGCAATAACAATCGAACCCATTAAAAACGAAAAAAGCGAACCACCTATATTAGGCGTTCGCTTTCTATTTTATTTGCTCGTTTTTCAAGACAAACTGCTAAGATCTGACGCGACTTAAGCGCTACGCTTGTGGCTCTTCATCTCTGAAAACAACCAAACGCTTCGGTGCAACTCGGCCATCTTCAGCAATCTGAGCAACGCCAACAAACAGCTTCTCTTCACCACTGGTCATGCGAACCGTGCCTTCAGTTGGCGATCCAGAAACCTGAACGGGCATACCGTGCTGGACTAAGTCAGTCAGTTCCGCATTCAAATTTACTTCTGGTAAGTCTTCAACAGCAGTGTCCATTGGCATCAACAGTGGATCAAGCAACTCTTTTGGCGCAATTTCTTGCGCCTGTGCTTGCTCTAGGATCTCGCTTAACTGCTCCAAAGTCACCATACGCTCGTAGGGGTACTTTGCTACACCAGTGCGACGAAGCATGGTCACGTGAGCACCACAACCTAGCATTTCACCAAGATCGTCGGTAATTGTGCGAATGTAAGTACCTTTCGAACAATGTACTTCCATTTCAACTTCATCACCTTCAAAGCGAAGCAGTTCAATAGAGTAAACCGTGATCTTACGAGACTCTCGAGGCACTTCAATGCCTGCACGAGCATATTCGTACAAAGGCTTACCTTGATACTTCAATGCTGAGAACATTGATGGGATTTGGTCAGTTTCACCTTTGAAGCTTGCAATGCAACGCTCAAGCTGCTCTTGAGTCACATTCACTTCACGCGTTTCAACTACTTCACCATCAGAGTCTGAGGTGTTGGTGCGCTCACCAAGCTTGGCTATCACTACGTAACGCTTGTCAGAATCTAGCAGAAACTGAGAAAACTTCGTTGCTTCGCCAAGACAAATTGGCAGCATACCAGTCGCAAGAGGATCCAGAGCACCGGTGTGCCCTGCTTTCTCTGCAAAGTAAATACGTTTTACTTTTTGCAGTGCATCATTAGATGAAATACCTGTCGGCTTATCTAACAGAATTACCCCGTTAATTGGGCGACCTTTACGACGGCGAGCCATTACTCTTCGTCCTTAGACTGAGTTTCGTCAGTACGACCCGCTTCTTCTTGCTTACGCTTGTCGTCGCTTAGTACTTCACTCACTAAGTTAGACATGCGCATGCCTTCAACCAAAGTGTTGTCGTAAGTAAAGCGAACTTCAGGTGTTAAGCGGTGACGAATACGTTTACCTAGCATCATACGTACTGGCACTTCGTGCTCTTTAAGCGCAGCTAAACAAGATTCTGGTGTCTGCTCACCGATACATAGGAAAGTCACGAACACCTTTGCGTAAGCAAGGTCACGAGACACTTCTACGTCTGAAATCGTTACCATACCGATACGTGAGTCACGAACTTCACGTTGTAGGATAAGAGCAAGTTCTTTTTGAAGCTGCTGGGACACACGTTGTGTGCGGCTAAATTCTTTTGACATTTCTTTTCTCACTTAGAAAGATGGGGGGCTTGGTAATAACCAGCCCCCCATGGTGTATTCAACAACCGATTACTCATTACCTTTAGTAATATTAGTAACCTTAGTCAATATCGAGTCAGCGGACTGATTAGTCTAGAGTACGCTTAACTTCAACAATTTCGAATACTTCGATCTGGTCACCAACGCGAACGTCGTTGTAGTTCTTAACGCCGACACCACACTCGTAACCATTTTTAACTTCTTGAACGTCATCTTTAAAGCGACGAAGTGATTCTAGCTCACCTTCATAGATAACAACGTTTTCACGAAGTACACGGATTGGGTTGCTACGCTTCATCGTACCTTCAGTCACGATACAACCAGCAATTGCGCCAATCTTAGGTGACTTGAATACGTCACGAACTTGAGCAAGACCAATGATCTCTTGACGGAATTCAGGAGCAAGCATACCACCCATCGCCTGTTTAACTTCGTCGATAAGTTGGTAAATGATCGAGTAATAACGTAGATCTAGGTTTTCATTCTGAACAGTACCACGCGCAGTTGCGTCAGCACGAACGTTGAAACCAAGGATGATAGCGTTAGATGCTGCTGCAAGCGTTGCATCAGTTTCCGTAATACCACCTACACCAGAACCTACGATGTTCACTTTAACTTCGTCAGTTGATAGTTTCAGTAGAGAGTCAGCAATCGCTTCTACAGAACCTTGAACGTCAGCTTTAAGTACAACGTTAAGTTCAGCAACTTCACCAGCCGTCATGTTCGCGAACATGTTCTCTAGTTTCGCTTTTTGTTGGCGAGCTAGTTTAACATCACGGAATTTACCCTGACGGTAGTTTGCAACTTCACGAGCTTTACGCTCATCACGTACAACAGTCGCTTCATCACCTGATGCTGGTACACCAGAAAGACCTAGGATTTCTACAGGGATAGATGGGCCTGCAGTTTCAATGTCTTTGCCGTTTTCATCGCGCATTGCACGAACACGACCGTACTCTTGACCACAAAGAACGATATCACCTTTGTTTAGAGTACCAGATTGTACTAGTACTGTTGCAACTGGACCACGGCCTTTATCAAGACGGGATTCAACAACAACACCTGAAGCCATGCCTTCTTTAACGGCTGTAAGCTCAAGAACTTCAGACTGAAGAAGGATTGCTTCTAGAAGACCATCGATATTTGTACCTTGTTTTGCAGAGATGTGAACGAAGATGTTCTCACCGCCCCATTCTTCAGGGATAACGTCGTATTGAGCTAGCTCATTCTTAACGTTGTCTGGGTTTGCACCCTCTTTATCGATCTTGTTCACGGCAATAATCAGAGGAACGCCTGCCGCTTTCGCGTGCTGGATTGCTTCGATTGTTTGTGGCATTACGCCATCGTCTGCTGCAACAACCAGTACAACGATATCTGTCGCTTGAGCACCACGAGCACGCATAGCAGTAAACGCCGCGTGTCCAGGAGTATCAAGGAATGTAATCATGCCATTGTCAGTATCCACGTGGTAAGCACCAATGTGCTGTGTGATACCGCCAGCTTCGCCAGAAGCAACGTGTGCTTTACGAATGTAATCAAGAGTAGAAGTTTTACCGTGGTCAACGTGACCCATGATAGTTACAACAGGAGCACGACCTTCTGCGATAGCATCGCTATCACGGTCAGCTAGCACTGCTTCTTCTAATTCATTTTCTTTACGAAGGATAACCTTGTGACCCATTTCTTCAGCAACAAGCTGCGCTGTTTCTTGGTCAATCACTTGGTTGATAGTCGCCATAGCGCCCATCTTCATCATCACTTTGATAACTTCAGTTGCTTTAACTGACATTTTGCTTGCCAGTTCAGAAACAACGATAGTTTCGCCGATAGCAACGTCAGATTTAGCAACAGTTGCTGACTTATCGAAACCTTGCTGCATTGAAGTTGGTTTAGCAAGTCTACCTTTACCACCACGACCACGTTGGTTACGACCACCACGGTTATTACCTGGTTGGTTAGCCGGAGCCGCTTTCTTCTTGCGACGACGAGGTGCTTTTTCGTCTTTTTTATCAGCAGCATCTTCAGCTTCACGAGCGTAAGTAGAAGTAGTCACATGGTAATCCGCAGATTTCTCTTGCTCGCTCTTCTTCTTCTCTTCTTCAGACCAGCGCTCTTGGTTTTCTTCTGCTAACTTACGAGCTTCTTCTACAAGCTTAGCTGCTTCAGCTTCTGCTTTACGAGTTGCTTCTTGCTCTTGACGAGCTTTTAGTTCATCCGCTTCTTTTTTCGCTTGTGCGTTAGCGTCTGCATTTTTTGAATTCATGTCTTTTTTAGCCTTTTCAGCTTGTGCGCGTTGAGCCTTCTCTTCAGCATCACGTTTTGCATCCGCTTCACGTGTTACTTTTTCTTCAGCTTCGCGCTGTGCTTTCTCTGCAGCATCACGTTTCGCTTGCTCTTCAGCATCGCGTTGTGCTTTCTCTTCCGCTTCACGATTAGCTGCATCCTCAGCTTCACGTTTCGCTTCATCTTCAATAGTGCTGCGCTTCACGTAAGTACGCTTTTTACGTACCTCTACTTGAACATCCTTACTCTTACCGCCTCCAGCGGCAACACTTAGCGTGCTGCGGGTCTTGCGTTGAAGAGTTAAACGAGTCGGTTCTGTTTCACCAGAAGTATCGCCGTGCTCCTTTTTAAGGTGCGTTAGCAATGTTTGCTTCTCTGAATCAGTCACTTGATCCGCCCCTGATTTCTTCATGCCTGCATCAGCAAGTTGTTCAATTAAGCGGTCAACTGGCGTACCAATCTCTTCACTCAGTGCTTTAACTGTTAATTGTGTCATACCGCTTTCTCTCCTTGCTGAATTATTCTTCGTCGCCGAACCAACAGATGTTACGCGCAGCCATGATTAGCTCGCCTGCACGCTCTGCAGTTAGGTCTTCGATGCCTTCTAGTTCATCAACGCCTTGGTCAGCTAGGTCTTCCAATGTCGCAACACCTTTTGCAGCTAGCTTGTAAGCCATCTCACGCTCAAGACCTTCAAGTGCAAGTAAGTCTTCAGCTGGCTCAACACCATCGAACGTTTCTTCTTGCGCTAGCGCTAGAGTCGTTAATGCATCTTTTGCACGGCTACGTAGTTCTTCGACGATACCTTCGTCTAGGCCATCTACCTCAAGAAGCTCGCTTACAGGAACGTATGCTACTTCTTCAAGCGTAGAGAAGCCTTCTTCAACAAGCATTTGAGCAAAGTCTTCTTCAATGTCTAGATGCTTCATAAAGTTTTCAATTGAAGCAACCGCTTCTTCTTGGTGCTTCTTCTGAAGATCTTCGACAGTCATGACGTTCAGTTCCCAACCAGTGAGTTGAGATGCTAGACGTACGTTTTGACCACTACGACCGATAGCTTGCGCTAGATTGTCAGCTTCAACCGCGATGTCCATTGAATGTGTATCTTCATCTACGATGATAGAAGCAACATCAGCAGGAGCCATAGCGTTGATTACGAATTGTGCCGGGTTATCGTCCCAAAGCACTATATCGATACGCTCACCGCCAAGATCGTTAGAAACAGCTTGTACACGTGCACCACGCATACCAACACACGCACCAACAGGGTCAATACGTTTGTCGTTTGTTTTCACAGCGATTTTAGCACGAGAACCAGCGTCACGTGCAGCACCTTTAAGTTCAATTAGCTCTTCACCAA is a genomic window containing:
- the truB gene encoding tRNA pseudouridine(55) synthase TruB, yielding MARRRKGRPINGVILLDKPTGISSNDALQKVKRIYFAEKAGHTGALDPLATGMLPICLGEATKFSQFLLDSDKRYVVIAKLGERTNTSDSDGEVVETREVNVTQEQLERCIASFKGETDQIPSMFSALKYQGKPLYEYARAGIEVPRESRKITVYSIELLRFEGDEVEMEVHCSKGTYIRTITDDLGEMLGCGAHVTMLRRTGVAKYPYERMVTLEQLSEILEQAQAQEIAPKELLDPLLMPMDTAVEDLPEVNLNAELTDLVQHGMPVQVSGSPTEGTVRMTSGEEKLFVGVAQIAEDGRVAPKRLVVFRDEEPQA
- the rbfA gene encoding 30S ribosome-binding factor RbfA — translated: MSKEFSRTQRVSQQLQKELALILQREVRDSRIGMVTISDVEVSRDLAYAKVFVTFLCIGEQTPESCLAALKEHEVPVRMMLGKRIRHRLTPEVRFTYDNTLVEGMRMSNLVSEVLSDDKRKQEEAGRTDETQSKDEE
- the infB gene encoding translation initiation factor IF-2 → MTQLTVKALSEEIGTPVDRLIEQLADAGMKKSGADQVTDSEKQTLLTHLKKEHGDTSGETEPTRLTLQRKTRSTLSVAAGGGKSKDVQVEVRKKRTYVKRSTIEDEAKREAEDAANREAEEKAQRDAEEQAKRDAAEKAQREAEEKVTREADAKRDAEEKAQRAQAEKAKKDMNSKNADANAQAKKEADELKARQEQEATRKAEAEAAKLVEEARKLAEENQERWSEEEKKKSEQEKSADYHVTTSTYAREAEDAADKKDEKAPRRRKKKAAPANQPGNNRGGRNQRGRGGKGRLAKPTSMQQGFDKSATVAKSDVAIGETIVVSELASKMSVKATEVIKVMMKMGAMATINQVIDQETAQLVAEEMGHKVILRKENELEEAVLADRDSDAIAEGRAPVVTIMGHVDHGKTSTLDYIRKAHVASGEAGGITQHIGAYHVDTDNGMITFLDTPGHAAFTAMRARGAQATDIVVLVVAADDGVMPQTIEAIQHAKAAGVPLIIAVNKIDKEGANPDNVKNELAQYDVIPEEWGGENIFVHISAKQGTNIDGLLEAILLQSEVLELTAVKEGMASGVVVESRLDKGRGPVATVLVQSGTLNKGDIVLCGQEYGRVRAMRDENGKDIETAGPSIPVEILGLSGVPASGDEATVVRDERKAREVANYRQGKFRDVKLARQQKAKLENMFANMTAGEVAELNVVLKADVQGSVEAIADSLLKLSTDEVKVNIVGSGVGGITETDATLAAASNAIILGFNVRADATARGTVQNENLDLRYYSIIYQLIDEVKQAMGGMLAPEFRQEIIGLAQVRDVFKSPKIGAIAGCIVTEGTMKRSNPIRVLRENVVIYEGELESLRRFKDDVQEVKNGYECGVGVKNYNDVRVGDQIEVFEIVEVKRTLD
- the nusA gene encoding transcription termination factor NusA; this encodes MNKEILAVVEAVSNEKAVPRERIFEALEIALATATKKKSELEIEVRVEIDRKTGDFETFRRWEAVEEVEFPTKEISIEAAKYDDPEIELGGFIEDDIESVTFDRITTQTAKQVIVQKVREAERAQIVEQFIDNEGELVTGAVKKVNRDTVILDLGNNAEAVILRDDQLPRENFRPGDRVRGLLYAVKPEARGFQLFVTRSKPEMLAELFRVEVPEIGEELIELKGAARDAGSRAKIAVKTNDKRIDPVGACVGMRGARVQAVSNDLGGERIDIVLWDDNPAQFVINAMAPADVASIIVDEDTHSMDIAVEADNLAQAIGRSGQNVRLASQLTGWELNVMTVEDLQKKHQEEAVASIENFMKHLDIEEDFAQMLVEEGFSTLEEVAYVPVSELLEVDGLDEGIVEELRSRAKDALTTLALAQEETFDGVEPAEDLLALEGLEREMAYKLAAKGVATLEDLADQGVDELEGIEDLTAERAGELIMAARNICWFGDEE